GGAGATTATCGTAACTCCGCGCGGTCAGGGAACTGGCCTGGCGGGAGCGTCCGTGGCCTTTCAGGGCGGAATTATGATTTCGACGGTGCGCATGAACAAAATCCTGGAGCTTGACGACGAAAACCTGACTTTGACTGTTGAACCAGGCGTTTTGTTGATGGATATTATCAAGTTTGTCCAAAGCAATGACCTGTTCTATCCGCCGGATCCAGGTGAAAAGTCGGCTTCAATCGGCGGCAATATTTCCACCAATGCCGGAGGTATGAAGGCTGTAAAGTATGGCGTAACCAGAGATTACGTCAGAGGCCTGGAAGTCGTTCTGCCGGACGGACGGGTCATTGAAGTTGGCGGAAAGAATGTAAAAAACAGTTCAGGCTATAGCATCAAGGACTTGATTATTGGCGCTGAAGGAACACTGGGCTTCATTACAAAAGCTATTTTAAAGCTGCTGCCCCTGCCTAAGGTTTCTTACAGTTTACTGGTGCCGTTTCCTGATTTGGCGACGGCAATTGAAACTGTGCCTAAGATTATCAAATCCAAATCAATTCCAACGGCGATTGAGTTCATGGAACGTTCGGCGATTGTAGCCGCCGAGGAGTTTTTGGGCAAAAAATTTCCTGACAAGTCTTCCGATGCTTATTTGTTGCTGACTTTTGACGGCAATAAGAAAGAAGAAGTAGAAGACGCCTACGAGAAAGTGGCGCATATTTGCCTGGAGGCCGGAGCTTTTGATGTGTTCATTTCCAATACGCAGGAGCGTCAGGAAACCATCTGGAAGACGCGCGGCGCTTTTCTGGAAGCCATTAAAGCCTCGACAAGCGAACTGGACGAATGTGACGTTGTTGTTCCCAGAAACAAGGTTGCCGAGTTTATTAAATTTACGAATGTACTGCAAAAAGAAATTGATATTCGCATTCAAAGCTTCGGTCATGCCGGTGACGGCAATCTGCACGTTTATGTACTGCGCGATGACCTGCCTGCAGCGGAATGGAAAGCGAAATTAACAAAAGCTTTTGACAGGATGTATGCCAAGGCGGCTGAACTGGACGGATTAACCTCAGGCGAGCATGGCATTGGCTCTGAAAAGAAGCCTTTCCTGGAAAAAGCGATGGGCGAAGACTATATGTCGGTGCTAAAAAGTATCAAGGCGGCATTTGACCCCAAAAATATTCTCAATCCCGGCAAAGTGTGCTAATTGAGAAGGGAAAGCCGTATGTAGGTTTTGATGCTGAAAAGGAGCATAGGGAACATGGAGATAGCACAACTGAAATATATGCTAACGCTGGCGAAACATTTAAACTTCTCTCGCGCTGCAAATGAAGTGTGCGTAACACCCTCCTCTCTATCACAGCAAATTAAGAAACTTGAGAATGAATTAGGAGTCGTCTTAGTCGAGAGAACTACGCGGTCAGTGCACCTGACTTCGGCGGGCGTCGAATTTATTGAAAGCGCTGAAAAAATAGTGGCGCAAATCTCTGAAATTAACGCGATCATGCAAAAATATATTGCTGGGGAAAGCGGAAAGATTTTTGTTGGAAACTGCCCCTTCTTTGAAGCGTACGGTATGAGTACCCTTATTGCCTCATTTCAGAAAAAATACCCGGATATTTCACTGCATTTTTGCGAAGCCGGATGTTTGGAGTTATACTCGTTACTGTGCAATGATAAAATTGATGTGGCATTTTTGCCTGCTTTTGGTGCGTTTAAACCAGAGGATGAGCCTTCGGTCGAAGCTTATCCTCTGGTTGATGACGAATTGGTTATTATTGTAAATTCCGCTCATCCTTTGGCTTCCAGACAGATCATAAATTTAGGGGAGGTTTCACAAGAGAAATTTATTTCTTTTGCCAAATCTTATGACGTTCATCAGGATACTGTTGAAGTCTGCCGTCTTTCCGGCTTTATACCGCAGTTTTCCTATGAAACCCAGTACCCTGATGTTGTTGTAAGGATGGTGGCTGAAGGAATGGGCATCGCTATGCTTTCTTCACGGGTACTTATGAGGATTTTCCTGAAAAACATTGCGGTTATTCGTTTTAAACCAACCCAGCTTAGAACGCTTACCGTTGCTTTTCTTAAGAAGCCTAACCTACTACCGGCTATATTGAACTTTAAGAACTTTTTTATTGCCTGCACAAAAGGGAATAGACTCTATAACCCGTTTAATGCCGGGCTGGCCCG
This genomic interval from Dendrosporobacter quercicolus contains the following:
- a CDS encoding LysR family transcriptional regulator translates to MEIAQLKYMLTLAKHLNFSRAANEVCVTPSSLSQQIKKLENELGVVLVERTTRSVHLTSAGVEFIESAEKIVAQISEINAIMQKYIAGESGKIFVGNCPFFEAYGMSTLIASFQKKYPDISLHFCEAGCLELYSLLCNDKIDVAFLPAFGAFKPEDEPSVEAYPLVDDELVIIVNSAHPLASRQIINLGEVSQEKFISFAKSYDVHQDTVEVCRLSGFIPQFSYETQYPDVVVRMVAEGMGIAMLSSRVLMRIFLKNIAVIRFKPTQLRTLTVAFLKKPNLLPAILNFKNFFIACTKGNRLYNPFNAGLARK
- a CDS encoding FAD-binding oxidoreductase produces the protein MAYKKIDSKDIEFLVSVAGKDKVFVGDQIHETYSRDEIVHAGKYPDVVVEAESTEEISRIMKYAYEQEIIVTPRGQGTGLAGASVAFQGGIMISTVRMNKILELDDENLTLTVEPGVLLMDIIKFVQSNDLFYPPDPGEKSASIGGNISTNAGGMKAVKYGVTRDYVRGLEVVLPDGRVIEVGGKNVKNSSGYSIKDLIIGAEGTLGFITKAILKLLPLPKVSYSLLVPFPDLATAIETVPKIIKSKSIPTAIEFMERSAIVAAEEFLGKKFPDKSSDAYLLLTFDGNKKEEVEDAYEKVAHICLEAGAFDVFISNTQERQETIWKTRGAFLEAIKASTSELDECDVVVPRNKVAEFIKFTNVLQKEIDIRIQSFGHAGDGNLHVYVLRDDLPAAEWKAKLTKAFDRMYAKAAELDGLTSGEHGIGSEKKPFLEKAMGEDYMSVLKSIKAAFDPKNILNPGKVC